A window of the Nibribacter ruber genome harbors these coding sequences:
- a CDS encoding RNA polymerase sigma factor, with product MSETVSKEIEAVLQGCLAQNREAQRELYKLFYGYAMSICVRYSKDAEEAKEVLNDGFMKVFTRLKQYDPAKPFKGWLRRIMINTALDNYRHNLKHYHSMDLESAAPTADAYDVLQQINYEYLIGLVQQLSPAYRTVFNMYVIDGYTHEEIAEILGISAGASKSNLFKARANLREMLKKNRVDEYKQYV from the coding sequence GTGAGCGAAACGGTAAGCAAGGAGATAGAAGCAGTACTTCAAGGGTGCCTGGCACAAAACCGAGAAGCACAGAGAGAGCTTTACAAGCTCTTCTATGGCTATGCCATGAGCATTTGCGTGCGCTACTCCAAAGATGCAGAAGAGGCGAAAGAGGTGTTGAATGATGGGTTTATGAAAGTGTTTACCAGGTTAAAGCAGTATGATCCGGCCAAGCCTTTTAAAGGATGGTTGAGGAGGATCATGATCAACACGGCCCTGGACAACTACCGCCACAACCTCAAGCATTACCACTCCATGGACCTGGAGTCCGCGGCCCCCACCGCCGATGCCTATGACGTCCTGCAGCAGATCAACTATGAGTACCTCATTGGCCTGGTGCAGCAACTGTCGCCGGCCTATAGAACGGTGTTCAACATGTACGTGATTGACGGTTACACCCATGAGGAAATAGCTGAGATTCTGGGAATTTCTGCGGGAGCGTCCAAATCCAATCTGTTCAAGGCAAGGGCCAATTTACGGGAGATGTTAAAAAAAAACAGGGTAGATGAGTACAAACAATATGTCTGA
- a CDS encoding PAS domain S-box protein: MEKGEIEVEMTVQQEVQVPVVGVEVLYALVDLNPEPMALTHQGGTLLSVNEALEQLLGHEKSTLLLLGLEPLSDLGEGEWRLIRQESQLQGICQRELHLRHQDGAMIPVQLLAKTVQTLEGDTLVSLHVRDQREIKALEEKLEQQQIATTESLHDMGMVLKHSADLICTFDLEGRFLRVNQACETILGYKAEELVNRHYTEFIYEDDIASTLQDTEKVKHVKTTTNFKNRYRHKNGNLVHLSWSSSRSETVGKAYCIARDITELIKVDQIQKESEERLQALLQQGSDMIGILDIQGGYLFASSNVARILGISPEDFIGRNAFEYIHPDFHEEVIACLTKVLNGEEVNTMPYQFKDGRGEWRWLESHATNCLDQPSINGIIVNTRDITDRRKAELQLEENNQRFKALFDYNPDAVYSLDTEGNYTSANSVALKFFGLSPEELQKKHLFEFASQDNLEETKRDFAKVLSGEPISSEAAMKGPNNEDLYFSFTEIPIIIHGKVVGVHGIAKDISVAKRQQLLQEATANRLNTILESIRDAFFTIDKDWRFTYINQEFDKVLGVNSKGWLGLDMREIFPVTEFEGFYQHYQQALATGEAVHFEMFSPNIKLWLDVNAYPSEEGLSIYFKEITSRKTAEAELKKLSWVASKTVNSVYITDDQSRIEWVNDGFIRVTGYTLQEMKGQRPGDLLAGPETALDEVRQIRDKLKFEEPFVQEVQNRNKNGELYWSKLDVTPIFDEQSGGKKFIVIETVITEQKKAEQERMLLTEELLRRNRHLEQFTYIVSHNLRSPVANILGLTALFNYQQDMENQKLILDRLKQTAQNLDTILRDLNDLLSMQGEVNDAREKIDLRELVEQVLQILPDTTKPRVQIELNGLEKIHSARSYVSSILSNLVSNAVKYKAPQRELQIKISAEQVEDLFCFTVEDNGLGIDLKKEQGNLFGLYKRFHFHVTGKGLGLYLVKTQAEALGGYVTVESQVGKGSSFKVYIKNLA, encoded by the coding sequence ATGGAGAAGGGGGAAATTGAAGTAGAAATGACAGTACAGCAAGAAGTACAGGTGCCCGTGGTGGGGGTTGAAGTTCTCTATGCCCTGGTAGACCTTAACCCAGAACCAATGGCCCTAACCCATCAAGGCGGTACCCTGTTGAGCGTGAACGAAGCCTTGGAACAGTTGTTAGGCCATGAGAAGAGCACCTTGCTTTTATTGGGCTTGGAGCCCCTCAGCGATCTGGGAGAAGGGGAGTGGAGGCTAATACGGCAGGAGAGCCAGTTACAAGGGATCTGCCAAAGAGAGCTCCATTTACGGCACCAGGACGGTGCCATGATTCCGGTACAGCTGTTGGCCAAAACCGTTCAAACGCTGGAAGGCGATACACTGGTAAGCCTGCATGTGCGGGATCAACGAGAGATCAAAGCGCTTGAAGAGAAACTGGAACAGCAGCAGATAGCCACCACAGAATCCCTCCATGACATGGGCATGGTGCTCAAACATTCTGCGGACCTTATCTGCACCTTTGATCTGGAAGGACGGTTCCTGCGCGTGAACCAAGCCTGTGAAACCATTCTGGGTTACAAGGCAGAAGAACTGGTGAACCGTCATTATACTGAGTTTATATATGAAGACGACATTGCCAGCACCCTGCAGGACACAGAAAAGGTAAAACACGTTAAAACCACCACCAATTTTAAGAACAGATATCGGCATAAAAACGGAAACCTGGTCCACCTTTCCTGGTCTTCTTCGCGCTCTGAGACGGTGGGCAAAGCCTATTGCATTGCGCGTGACATCACAGAGTTGATTAAGGTAGACCAGATTCAAAAGGAAAGCGAGGAACGCCTGCAGGCTCTTTTACAGCAAGGTTCTGACATGATCGGTATCCTGGATATCCAGGGTGGCTATCTGTTTGCCAGCAGCAACGTCGCCAGAATTCTGGGTATTTCACCAGAAGACTTCATTGGCAGGAACGCCTTTGAATACATCCACCCAGATTTTCATGAAGAAGTTATTGCCTGCCTTACCAAGGTCCTGAACGGGGAGGAAGTGAACACCATGCCGTATCAGTTCAAAGACGGGCGCGGGGAATGGCGTTGGCTGGAGTCTCATGCCACCAACTGTCTGGACCAGCCCAGCATCAACGGCATCATAGTAAACACCAGGGACATAACAGACCGCCGCAAGGCAGAATTGCAACTGGAAGAAAACAACCAGCGTTTCAAGGCCCTCTTTGACTATAATCCAGATGCGGTGTATTCCTTAGACACCGAAGGAAATTATACCTCTGCCAACAGCGTAGCCCTTAAGTTCTTTGGTTTGAGCCCAGAAGAGTTGCAGAAGAAGCATTTGTTTGAGTTTGCCAGCCAGGACAATCTAGAGGAGACCAAAAGAGACTTCGCCAAGGTGCTAAGCGGGGAGCCCATCTCTTCAGAGGCGGCTATGAAGGGACCTAATAATGAAGACCTGTATTTCAGTTTCACAGAAATTCCTATCATCATTCATGGAAAGGTGGTGGGCGTACACGGCATTGCCAAAGACATCTCGGTAGCCAAAAGACAGCAGTTATTGCAAGAAGCCACCGCCAACAGACTGAACACAATTCTGGAAAGCATCAGAGATGCCTTTTTTACCATAGACAAGGATTGGCGTTTCACCTACATCAACCAGGAATTTGACAAGGTGCTCGGCGTAAATTCCAAGGGTTGGCTGGGCTTAGACATGCGGGAGATTTTCCCTGTGACGGAATTTGAAGGTTTCTACCAGCATTACCAACAGGCCCTTGCCACAGGAGAAGCCGTTCATTTTGAAATGTTCTCGCCTAATATAAAGCTGTGGCTAGATGTGAATGCGTACCCATCTGAAGAGGGGCTTTCCATTTATTTCAAAGAGATTACCAGCCGCAAGACCGCCGAGGCAGAACTTAAGAAACTGTCTTGGGTGGCCAGTAAAACCGTGAACTCTGTGTATATCACAGATGATCAATCACGCATTGAATGGGTGAACGACGGATTTATCCGCGTCACAGGTTATACCCTGCAAGAGATGAAGGGCCAGCGCCCCGGCGACCTGCTGGCAGGCCCAGAGACCGCGCTGGACGAGGTGCGCCAGATAAGAGACAAACTGAAGTTTGAGGAGCCTTTTGTGCAGGAGGTACAAAACAGGAATAAAAACGGAGAACTTTATTGGTCTAAGCTGGACGTAACGCCCATTTTTGATGAACAATCTGGTGGCAAGAAGTTCATTGTCATTGAGACGGTCATCACAGAACAGAAGAAAGCAGAACAGGAACGCATGCTCCTCACAGAAGAACTCCTGCGCCGCAACCGCCACTTAGAGCAGTTTACCTACATTGTCTCGCATAACCTTCGCTCACCGGTGGCCAACATTCTGGGTCTTACGGCGCTGTTCAACTACCAGCAGGACATGGAAAATCAAAAGCTCATCCTGGACCGGCTAAAACAAACCGCTCAGAACCTGGACACCATTCTCCGGGACTTGAATGATTTGCTTAGCATGCAAGGCGAGGTGAACGACGCCCGCGAGAAGATTGACCTGCGGGAGTTGGTGGAACAGGTTCTCCAGATTCTGCCAGACACCACCAAGCCTCGGGTACAGATAGAATTGAATGGTCTGGAGAAGATACATTCTGCCAGAAGTTACGTGAGCAGCATCTTGAGCAACCTGGTGTCTAACGCTGTAAAATACAAGGCGCCCCAGCGGGAACTGCAGATTAAAATCTCGGCGGAGCAAGTGGAAGACCTTTTCTGCTTTACCGTAGAAGACAACGGCCTGGGCATTGACCTTAAAAAGGAACAGGGAAATCTATTTGGCCTATACAAACGGTTCCATTTCCATGTCACGGGCAAGGGGCTGGGCCTGTACCTGGTAAAAACCCAGGCTGAGGCGCTGGGTGGCTATGTGACCGTTGAAAGCCAGGTGGGCAAAGGATCTTCGTTCAAGGTGTACATCAAGAACTTGGCGTAG
- a CDS encoding amidohydrolase family protein: protein MKKTALLLASLLIGGTAWAQVPVPAAKQTTPTLLTGATLHVGNGQVIEKAAVAFDNGKITYAGPAAGFNAGATAYDKVDVSGKHIYPGLILPNSQLGLTEIESVRATLDQQEVGIFNPNVRSVVAYNTDSDITPTLRSNGVLLAQVTPVGGMISGSSSVVQLDAWNWEDALIKADGGIHLRWPGLVQMGDNSPQAQQRKQQRDAGLQQLSALLAEASVYKNQKNDKQNLRMSSMTGLFDGSKKLFIHADYGKEIIEAVRFAQKAGVKNVVIVGGGDALMVADFLKEHQIPVIYSGVHALPARAGDDVYLPYKMPGYLQKAGILFCLDYDASLHGTRNLPFIAGTAVAFGLDKEAALSAVTLNAAKILGVDNRVGSLEAGKDATLIVSEGDLLDMRTNKVALSFIEGRKLNLNDKQKYLYEKFNHKYEVGK from the coding sequence ATGAAAAAGACAGCTTTGCTACTGGCATCGCTCCTGATAGGCGGTACCGCCTGGGCGCAAGTGCCCGTGCCCGCTGCCAAGCAAACCACCCCAACGCTCCTGACAGGTGCCACCTTACACGTAGGCAACGGCCAGGTTATTGAGAAAGCGGCCGTGGCCTTTGACAACGGAAAAATTACCTACGCCGGCCCCGCCGCTGGTTTCAACGCCGGTGCTACGGCCTATGACAAAGTAGACGTCTCTGGTAAGCACATTTATCCGGGCCTGATCCTCCCTAACTCCCAACTGGGCTTAACCGAGATTGAGTCTGTGCGGGCTACGCTGGACCAGCAGGAAGTAGGCATCTTCAACCCTAACGTGCGCTCTGTGGTAGCCTACAATACCGACTCAGACATTACGCCCACCTTGCGGTCTAACGGCGTCTTGCTGGCGCAGGTGACTCCCGTGGGAGGCATGATCTCCGGGTCATCTTCGGTGGTGCAATTGGATGCCTGGAACTGGGAAGATGCCCTAATCAAGGCAGATGGTGGCATTCACCTGAGATGGCCGGGTCTGGTGCAGATGGGAGACAACTCGCCGCAGGCCCAGCAGCGCAAACAACAGCGCGATGCTGGTTTGCAGCAGCTTTCTGCTCTCTTGGCTGAAGCCTCTGTGTACAAAAACCAGAAAAATGACAAGCAGAACCTTCGTATGAGCTCCATGACGGGCTTGTTTGACGGCAGCAAAAAGCTATTCATTCACGCTGACTATGGCAAGGAAATCATTGAAGCCGTACGCTTCGCACAGAAAGCCGGCGTAAAGAACGTGGTGATTGTGGGGGGTGGAGACGCTCTCATGGTGGCTGACTTCCTGAAGGAACATCAGATTCCGGTTATTTATTCTGGCGTGCACGCCCTACCTGCCAGAGCCGGTGATGACGTGTACCTGCCGTATAAAATGCCGGGTTACCTGCAGAAGGCGGGCATCTTGTTCTGCCTGGACTATGACGCCAGTTTGCACGGCACTCGCAACCTGCCGTTTATTGCCGGTACTGCCGTAGCCTTCGGTCTAGACAAGGAAGCAGCGCTTTCTGCCGTAACGTTGAACGCCGCCAAGATTCTGGGGGTAGACAACCGGGTGGGTTCTCTGGAAGCAGGCAAAGATGCCACCCTGATAGTTTCTGAAGGCGATTTACTGGATATGCGAACTAACAAGGTGGCCCTTTCTTTCATTGAAGGCCGTAAACTCAACCTCAATGACAAGCAGAAATATCTGTATGAGAAGTTCAACCACAAGTATGAGGTAGGGAAATAA
- a CDS encoding amidohydrolase family protein has translation MKKVILSVLAVAALSLQSRAQETFPRNGVYDERSGLRAFTNATIYVDYQTKLENATLVIKDGKVAAVGTKVAVPQGALVVDMKGKTIYPGFVDPFSNYGLPAVARTGGGWNSPPQAESKKAGAFNWNQAIRPETHAVELFKVDDKAADELRKLGYGAVLTIHQDGIARGTGSLVSLADKRENQVVLLDRAAAALSLDKGSSTQEYPQSLMGSIALLRQTYLDAQWNAKNPDKEQNISLKAFTESNSLPQIFEVSNKLNAVRADKVGDEFGYQYIFKGTGDEYQMLPEIKATKAPFIVSLNFPDAYNVEDPYEARRLNLSDLKHWEMAPANPAMLAKEGVIIAFTASDMKDKSRFLPNLRKAVQYGLSEQEALKALTATPAKLIKGEKYVGSLREGMQANFVIASASLFDNSAVLLENYVQGESYKISETPNDYRGIYSLRIGSQPERKMIIGGSAEKPDVKIVATDTLKGTLLFSGDQLTLAFAPVKNGKESIRLSGWSTGKGFQGEGQNTDAQMVKWSAQLSEASTAQAKKAAAAKAAEKVEMGAMVYPFADFGRTAMPGSETVLIKNATVWTNEKEGKLENTDVLLKDGKIAQIGKNLSANGAKVIDGTGKHVTPGIIDEHSHIALDGVNEGTQSVTSEVRMADVVNHEQVNIYRQLAGGVTTSQLLHGSANPIGGQSAIIKLRWGQAPEKLMFQGADPFIKFALGENVKQSNRSPVYNIRFPQTRMGVEQVMIDAFQRAKEYEKSWTAYNKLSKSAQKKTAAPRRDLELDALVEILNDKRFITCHSYVQSEINMLMKVADQMGFRVNTFTHILEGYKVADKMKEHGAGASTFSDWWAYKVEVKDAIPYNAAIMHNVGVTTAINSDDAEMARRLNQEAAKTIKYGGVSEEDALKMVTLNPAKLLHIDDKVGSLKVGKDADVVLWNEHPLSIYARPEKTFVDGIAYFDLEQDKAMQDNQEKERLRLIQKMLAAKARGEKTQSAVVGRRGAQEVLHCEDVDNGAQETLYESEYHKN, from the coding sequence ATGAAAAAAGTAATTCTCTCCGTGCTGGCGGTAGCGGCCTTGTCGCTCCAGAGCCGGGCGCAGGAGACGTTTCCGCGCAATGGGGTGTATGATGAGCGCAGCGGTCTACGCGCCTTCACCAATGCCACCATTTATGTAGACTACCAAACCAAGCTGGAAAATGCCACATTAGTCATCAAGGACGGCAAAGTTGCCGCCGTGGGCACCAAAGTGGCCGTGCCGCAGGGCGCACTGGTGGTAGACATGAAAGGCAAGACCATTTATCCCGGTTTTGTGGATCCGTTCTCCAACTATGGTCTGCCCGCCGTGGCCCGCACCGGGGGCGGTTGGAACAGCCCGCCGCAGGCAGAGTCTAAAAAGGCCGGAGCCTTTAACTGGAACCAGGCCATTCGCCCAGAAACCCACGCGGTAGAACTGTTCAAGGTAGATGACAAAGCCGCCGATGAACTGAGAAAGCTAGGCTATGGCGCCGTGCTGACCATTCACCAGGACGGCATTGCCCGCGGCACCGGATCTCTGGTATCTCTAGCCGACAAGCGTGAAAACCAGGTGGTGCTTCTGGATAGAGCCGCCGCCGCCCTGTCTCTGGACAAAGGTTCTTCTACCCAGGAGTATCCGCAGTCTTTAATGGGCTCCATTGCGCTGCTGCGCCAGACGTACCTGGACGCCCAGTGGAACGCCAAAAACCCAGACAAAGAGCAGAACATCTCGTTAAAAGCCTTCACAGAATCCAACAGCCTGCCCCAGATCTTTGAGGTGAGCAACAAGCTGAACGCCGTGCGCGCTGACAAGGTAGGCGATGAGTTTGGCTACCAATATATCTTCAAAGGCACCGGTGACGAATACCAGATGTTGCCAGAGATCAAGGCCACCAAGGCACCGTTTATTGTAAGCCTCAACTTCCCGGATGCCTACAATGTAGAAGACCCGTATGAGGCCCGTCGCTTGAACCTAAGTGATTTGAAGCACTGGGAAATGGCACCGGCCAACCCGGCCATGCTGGCCAAAGAAGGAGTGATCATTGCGTTCACGGCTTCAGATATGAAAGACAAATCCCGTTTCTTGCCCAACTTGCGCAAAGCCGTGCAGTATGGTTTGTCTGAACAGGAAGCCTTGAAAGCCTTGACGGCTACCCCGGCCAAACTCATAAAGGGAGAGAAATACGTAGGCAGCCTGCGCGAAGGCATGCAAGCCAACTTTGTAATCGCCTCGGCTAGTCTGTTTGACAACAGCGCCGTGCTTCTAGAAAACTACGTGCAGGGCGAATCTTACAAAATCAGTGAGACGCCCAATGACTACCGCGGCATCTACTCCTTGCGTATTGGCAGTCAGCCGGAGCGTAAAATGATCATTGGCGGCTCCGCTGAGAAACCAGACGTGAAGATTGTGGCCACAGACACCTTGAAAGGCACGCTTCTGTTCTCTGGCGACCAGTTGACATTGGCGTTTGCCCCAGTGAAGAACGGCAAGGAAAGCATTAGGCTAAGCGGCTGGAGCACGGGCAAAGGATTCCAGGGCGAAGGTCAGAACACAGACGCCCAGATGGTGAAATGGTCTGCCCAATTGTCTGAAGCCTCTACCGCCCAAGCCAAAAAAGCCGCCGCTGCCAAAGCTGCTGAAAAAGTAGAGATGGGGGCCATGGTGTATCCATTCGCAGATTTCGGTAGGACGGCCATGCCCGGCTCAGAGACCGTGTTAATCAAGAACGCCACCGTTTGGACCAATGAGAAAGAAGGCAAGCTGGAAAACACAGACGTGTTGTTGAAAGACGGCAAAATAGCCCAGATAGGCAAGAACCTGTCCGCCAACGGCGCCAAAGTGATTGACGGGACTGGCAAGCACGTAACCCCGGGTATTATTGACGAGCACTCGCATATTGCCCTGGACGGCGTAAACGAAGGCACCCAGTCCGTGACTTCTGAGGTACGCATGGCAGATGTAGTGAACCATGAGCAGGTGAACATCTACCGTCAATTGGCGGGTGGAGTAACTACCTCGCAATTGCTGCATGGCTCGGCTAACCCCATTGGTGGGCAGAGCGCCATCATCAAACTACGCTGGGGACAGGCTCCTGAGAAGCTCATGTTCCAGGGCGCCGATCCGTTCATCAAATTCGCCCTGGGTGAAAACGTGAAGCAATCCAACCGCTCGCCGGTATACAACATCCGGTTCCCGCAGACCCGTATGGGTGTGGAGCAGGTCATGATTGACGCCTTCCAGCGCGCCAAAGAGTATGAGAAGTCCTGGACCGCCTACAACAAACTGTCTAAATCTGCCCAGAAGAAAACCGCCGCCCCGCGCCGCGACCTGGAACTGGACGCCTTGGTAGAAATCCTGAACGACAAGCGCTTCATCACTTGCCATTCTTACGTGCAGTCTGAGATCAACATGCTCATGAAAGTGGCAGACCAGATGGGCTTTAGAGTCAACACCTTTACTCACATTCTGGAAGGCTACAAAGTAGCAGACAAGATGAAGGAACATGGTGCGGGTGCCTCTACCTTCTCTGACTGGTGGGCTTATAAGGTGGAGGTGAAAGACGCCATTCCGTACAATGCTGCCATCATGCACAACGTGGGCGTAACCACGGCCATCAACTCAGATGACGCCGAGATGGCCCGCCGTCTGAACCAGGAAGCCGCCAAAACCATAAAATACGGTGGCGTGTCTGAAGAAGACGCCCTGAAAATGGTGACCTTGAACCCAGCCAAACTTCTGCACATTGATGACAAGGTGGGTAGCTTGAAAGTCGGGAAAGACGCCGATGTGGTGCTTTGGAACGAACACCCGCTGTCCATCTACGCGCGTCCAGAGAAGACCTTTGTAGACGGTATCGCTTACTTTGACCTGGAGCAGGACAAGGCCATGCAAGACAACCAGGAGAAGGAGCGTCTGCGCCTGATCCAGAAAATGCTGGCCGCCAAAGCCCGCGGTGAGAAAACCCAGTCTGCAGTAGTGGGCAGACGCGGGGCGCAGGAAGTGTTGCATTGTGAAGATGTAGACAACGGTGCCCAAGAGACTTTGTATGAATCTGAATACCACAAAAACTAA
- a CDS encoding amino acid permease: MANQLFARKSIDKLSADAFSEGAHSLKRTLGPVNLVALGVGAIIGTGIFVLTGSAAAEYTGPAIVLAFILAGIGCAFAGLCYAEFASMIPIAGSAYTYGYATLGEFVAWIIGWDLILEYLFGAATVAVGWSGYVVSFLRDFGVNIPPEWSNAVGIEMVYVAKTGAWTPITDQLTASLAADGVNIATLPHATGIFNLVAAIAIALVTILLVIGMSESAKFNNVAVIIKVGVVILFIMAGANWLFGHPDEAAANWTPFIPENKGGFGEYGWSGIVRAAGVIFFAYIGFDAVSTTAQEAKNPQRDMPIGILGSLVICTILYILVSGILTAMVHYSQLNVAEPIAVGIEKTGYRFLRDLIKIGAIAGLSSVMLVMLMSQPRIFYTMSKDGLLPPVFGRLHPRFKTPHVSTILTGSICAVVAGAFSVTELGHLVSIGTLLAFVIVCAGVWYLRVKEPDRVRPFRTPLVPLVPILGILVCVGMMAGLPIETWYRLLGWMAIGIAIYFFYGKKHSVIRKENNLE; encoded by the coding sequence CCTTTAGTGAGGGCGCCCACAGTCTAAAACGTACCTTAGGGCCGGTCAATCTGGTAGCCCTGGGCGTAGGGGCCATCATTGGGACGGGTATTTTTGTTCTTACCGGGAGCGCCGCCGCTGAGTACACCGGTCCGGCTATTGTTCTGGCGTTTATTTTAGCAGGTATTGGCTGTGCGTTTGCCGGTCTTTGCTACGCTGAGTTTGCATCTATGATTCCTATTGCCGGGTCTGCCTATACGTACGGCTACGCCACCCTAGGCGAGTTCGTGGCCTGGATCATTGGTTGGGATTTGATTTTGGAATATCTTTTTGGCGCTGCTACCGTGGCCGTGGGATGGTCTGGGTACGTGGTTTCCTTCCTGCGTGACTTTGGCGTGAACATTCCACCAGAATGGTCCAACGCAGTGGGTATTGAAATGGTCTACGTGGCCAAAACCGGTGCCTGGACGCCTATCACAGACCAATTGACGGCTTCTTTGGCCGCCGATGGCGTCAACATTGCCACCTTGCCGCACGCTACGGGTATTTTCAACCTAGTAGCTGCTATTGCTATTGCCTTGGTAACCATCTTATTGGTGATTGGTATGAGCGAGTCTGCCAAGTTCAACAACGTGGCCGTAATCATTAAAGTAGGCGTGGTGATCTTGTTCATCATGGCTGGTGCCAACTGGTTGTTTGGTCACCCAGATGAGGCTGCCGCTAACTGGACGCCGTTCATTCCTGAAAACAAAGGAGGGTTTGGCGAGTACGGTTGGTCTGGCATTGTACGGGCCGCGGGGGTTATCTTCTTCGCCTACATTGGGTTTGACGCCGTTTCTACCACTGCCCAGGAAGCCAAGAACCCACAAAGAGACATGCCAATTGGTATCTTGGGTTCTTTGGTGATCTGTACCATTCTGTACATTCTGGTGTCTGGTATCTTGACGGCCATGGTGCATTACAGCCAGCTGAACGTAGCCGAGCCTATTGCCGTGGGTATTGAGAAAACAGGTTACAGATTCTTGCGCGACCTGATCAAGATTGGTGCCATTGCCGGTCTTTCTTCTGTAATGTTGGTGATGTTGATGTCACAGCCGCGTATTTTCTACACCATGTCTAAAGATGGTTTGCTGCCTCCGGTATTCGGTCGTTTGCACCCACGTTTCAAGACGCCTCACGTAAGCACTATCTTGACTGGTTCAATCTGTGCGGTAGTGGCAGGTGCCTTCTCTGTTACAGAACTGGGTCACCTGGTGTCCATTGGTACGTTGCTGGCCTTCGTGATTGTGTGTGCCGGAGTTTGGTACCTGCGCGTGAAAGAGCCAGACCGTGTACGTCCGTTCAGAACGCCGTTGGTGCCGTTGGTGCCAATCCTGGGTATTCTGGTGTGCGTGGGCATGATGGCTGGTCTGCCTATTGAAACCTGGTACCGACTGTTAGGCTGGATGGCCATTGGTATTGCCATCTACTTCTTCTACGGTAAAAAGCACAGCGTTATCCGGAAGGAAAACAACCTGGAATAG